The Eremothecium cymbalariae DBVPG#7215 chromosome 7, complete sequence genome contains the following window.
TAAATTAATGTGTAGAGCTACTGGCTCTTTCCTTCCACTTCCTGTTGAACTGCAATTGGATCCTAGGTCCTTCAGCTCCTTCCCGTCTGTACGGAGATCAGAATTAGCCCCATATTGCCGAATAATGGCATGCGATATCCAACAGACCATTGAGCTGttcaaaaaagatataGAAAGTATCCAATGCCAGTTGGAGGTTGACAAAGCCATGTACAATGACGATGGTGTTTACGCTATAAAAGCGATAGAACAGATTCAAAACGAAATAAAACAGTGCacagaacaagaagaaacgGATAAAATTCCAGATATTTTCCGACTTACAATCGGTCCCAAAGCTCTGGATAGATACAACGATTCAAATGCATATTTTTACTACCAAACTGCGTTTAATTCGATAACGAAATACCTGCTATCCCCCTTGGACATTAAAGTCCTGAAAACCGCTATAGGAGCATATAAAGGCTTCCCCTCGTTATTAACAGCAAAAGTGGAAAACGTACATTATGGCTCTATGGTAACAGAGGCTAACATCCGACAATACAAATACCTCTCTCATCTTCCGATAGGTACTGAACTTGCATTTATTGACATAGATTGGCGTAACAACGCGTTGGTACCAAAAGAAGTGTATGACAAGTTCTCTACAGAGCTGAACCAGCGTCGTCGCCAATTGAAGATAAGGCAAGTCAGAGAGGACaaactgaagaagaagtacGAACAGGAATTAGAAAAGAACCATCTAGAATTTTACCAGAGGGAAAACAATACACTCATGGAGCCTCATCCCATAATCCATTCCAATCCAAACCCTCCGTTCCACAGTTTGGCCTCTAATGAGGATAATACTAGTACGACAGGTGTTCCTCCAGGAAACCGTTTACAAAGTACTGTGTGGGGAACTACAATTTTGGTCACAGAACAATCGCCTACAGAGGACGATCTCGCTTTCGAAGACATGCTACTTCAGATGCGAACCCAAGCAAAGCAACATGGCAAAGGAAGcaggaacaagaagaatCAATTCACTCTTCTTAGCTCCAATCAAGCAAGAGGCTCACTTTAAGAACCACTAAGGTTGGTCTATCATCGTGAACGGGCGGCGCTATCCCctatttgattttttattcttcaaaaattgttttGAGACAATGCAGTACATTATTATGATTCCATGTTATGTATCGTTCACACGTAGacacatacatatatatctatatatgATTGGAGGTTATTTTGAAGAGTTAAAGATTGTTCAAATATGAGGTATGTTTCTTGGATATACATGAGTTACTGAAATAATACGTTTAGTTTGTAAACTGACCGATTTTACTCTGAAGTGGGAAATTTGTTCGTGCATCAAAATATAGACACGTCTTTGGACAGTCGGTTAAAAAGGAACTGCATTACGAAAACTTGAAAGTCACGATCAATGCTTGGGATTCGAACTTGATCAAGACAAATGGGAAGTATATTTCTATTAATTGGAATGCTTCAGGTGGTGGTGCATTTGCTGTGGTGCCCGTAGAAGAAATTGGGAAGGCGCCTGATCAAATCCCATTATTTAGGGGACACACTGCACAGATTTTGGACACAGACTTTGATCCTTTTAATGATCAAATTATAGCTTCATCTTCCGATGATACCAAAATTGCGATCTGGGAAATACCCAGTGATTATTCATTCCACAATGCacaggatgaagatggGAATACGAAAGATGTTACGCCTGTAAAATTTTTGATGGGTCACACTCGCAAAGTTGGACATGTTTTGTATCATCCAACTGCAAGTAACATTTTGGCTTCATCCTCTCTTGACCATACAGTTAGAATTTGGAATGTTGAGACTGGGGAAACTGTAATTATCTTAAAACATCCAGACATGGTGACTTCCATGTCTTTTAGCTACAATGGTGATTACTTGGCGACTTGTTGCCGTGACAAGAAGCTTAGGGTTTGGGATATAAGAAAACAAGAGGTTGTTAGTGAGGGACAAGGTCACTCTAGTCCCAAGAATCAAAGGGTTGTTTGGTTAGGTAATTCTGATAGACTTGCCACAACTGGTTTTTCTAAATTGAGCGACCGCCAAATAGGCGTTTGGGACGCTTTTAATATAGATAAGGGTGAATTGGGTGGTTTTTATACTGTAGACCAATCCTCAGGCATCTTAATGCCATTTTATGATGACTCaaacaaaattttatatGTTGCCGGAAAAGGTGATGGGAACATTCGCTACTTCGAGTTTCAGGATGATGAATTGTTTGCTTTATCAGAATTTCAATCTACAGACCCTCAAAGAGGTTTTGCTGTGGCTCCCAAGAAGTCAGTCAATGTTAAAGATAACGAGGTCTTAAGAGCTTATAAAACTGTTCGTGACCATTGCATTGAGCCTATTTCATTTGTTGTTCCTAGGAAAGCTGAAGTTTTCCAAAACGATATATATCCGGATGCCCCCTCTGGAAAGCCCGCTTTGACAGCAGAGGAGTGGTTGTCAGGAAAGTCGGTTGAAGGTCCTATACTATTCAGTGTCCAGTCATTATATGACGGCCCCAATCCCGTATTTTCGGCTGCTGAAAGATCACCAAACAAAACTTTTATCTCTGAGAGCCCAAAATCCACCCCAGATAAATCCTCAACGAAAGTAATCAAGGAAGTTTCATCTCCAAAGATCTTACTTTCGGTACAATCCGAGAAGCCAAAAGTCGATAAAGTATTAAACTCCGATGAGACCGTCAACAAAATGTTGCAAAAGGCCTGTGAATTAGATCAAATTAATAAGGCTGAAAACCCAGGCAAGGAAACTTCCGGTTGGGATAGTGACGATGAACACTCTGGCTCTCCCGccattaaaaaagttgagCAAAAAAAGGCTTCTGTAATCAAGCCAAAACTTCCTTCCCCGTCTCAATGTCGAACTGAAAATGTTCCTTTAAGGGAGGATAATTCCTTATTCAATACTCCTAAGAAAGAGCCACCTAGGATGCCTACACTTACAAAAGGAACACCAAACACTCAAAATGTCTCTGAATCCCAACTTGCAACCCCAGCATCCGCTAGGTCCCTTGGTCTGAAGCAGTCCGTCGAAAAGTTGTCAGAATTAGTTCTGAACTTGGAAACAGTTGTGTCCAAGCTAGCTGCTGCATCTTTAGAAAGGGATAACCGCTTAAAACAAGTAGAAGATAAGATTGAGCTGCTcttgaagaaataaatcaaaaatgTATACTACACAATCTTGTATTAAAGCCCCATCTGGGGCTATTTTAGTCTTCCTGTAACTAAATACGTTGATATCAAATGTCTATTTTGACGAAAACGCGTCACAAAAAaagctttcaaaaatgttTGAAGACTAGTAATCAAGTAATTATACATTGTCATCCTTCTGGTCTTCAAAAGCAACTAAGATTAAGAAAACAGTATCACTGCTCAAGCCTCGGTTTCATTAGAGCGTTGGGATACTCTAATTCTTTGGATACGTGATTTGTGCTCCGTTAAACATATAgtttcttttcatttttttttttcatttgttttaaaaactatTACTCCTCCTTATACATTCTCAAAGGGTACTTCTATAGTGTTTAGCCATTATACTGCTAATATCCTGTTAGAGTGGTATCAATTGTAAGttaaattaaaagatgAGTGCTTTCGATTCTTTGTCCGAATTGGAAAAGCTTGCACTAACCTATAAATCGAAGATAGAACAGGTATACGAAGGTATATACCAAAATGAAAGCGACTTATTGACTGATATCTTGCACAATCTGATTCCAAAGGTGAGTTCTAAAGATGTGCATATGTTCTGTAATTCTAACTTTCAACCTGTAGCTGTGTTTTCATTGactttgttttcttttcagaaTCACCCCGAAGCAGTTAAATGGTTACAGAATAGGTTGAATAATTGTTTAAGTCACTGTAGGCGCTGTGTTACTCAATTTGTGAAGGGTAAATCTAAGATGATACAGCATTTTGCTGTGAACAGGCGTATTGCACACACTAAAGTTGCAAGTTTCAACGAGTTAATCTGCATGTGGAGGGCACATGTTGTTTTGCCTATTTTTAGAGACTTCAGTGCAAATGGTGTCACCCTTCAATTAGTTCTATCAGAATACGAGGTTTTGATGAACCCCCAGATGCTTAGATGCTCTGCGGAACTCCAACATTACCATGAAATTGTCTTCAAAAGTCTCTATGGTATGAAACACGAACTTTTGGACTTTGATAACCCAAATGGTATAACGAGCTTTGTACCTGGGGTCGtatattcatataataGCGGCTCTCCAGAGCAATTTCTTTGGGCCCAAAAATTCTTACAGCATTTATTCGACACCAAATACTTAATCactattgaaaatattacCTGTGAATTACTAGATGAATTGATGCATCATGTTATTAATATACAGACTAAGGCCAATGGGATCCCCCATGCGAATTCAATTGGGTTATTCTGGTGCAGAATGTGCCCCCTTTTTGCATTGATGCATGTGGAAGTTTTGAAAGAGTATTTTattgaattcaaaaacattaAATCGTTGAAGTCTGCCATATCAGTCCCGATAGAGTCTGTCTTTAAATTATTCTATCATCATTTCATAATGCAGTTAAGACCAAAGCCATTGGATATACTCTTGCGAATTTTAAAgctttttttggaaaagtttGGTGCAGAGTTCTGGACCCTTGTTCAACCTTATACATTCCATAGTGTTCCTgatattttattcaacGGTGACTTCACAAATTCATTAATAAGCCTTCAAAGTAAGCCTATATGTAAAGAAGGCCCAGACACCTGGTTACATGCAGATGGATCTGTTTCTGATCTTGTGATGTGGACGCTGCCGTATTATAGATCGTTGTCAAAGGCATACAAGATCCAGATGGTTAGAAAGATTGCTTTCGGCTTTTTAGGTGTGATAAATTCAACACCTCAAATTCAATCCGTCCCAAAAGGATTATTGGTTAATGCAGcaacattattattaaaccAAGCCTTGAAAGTAGATGAGGCGAGTAGatcattattatattcttcCGATGGCAATTTTGAAACTATAATTTTTACCATTGCCGATGTTAGGACTCCTTTGAATAATGAAGCtacattaaaaataattgtCGATACTGCAAACAATCCCTCTGCGTTATACCCTGGGTTTCCTACAGGATCTATATCCAATTCTGCGATGGAAGTCTTAGCTAACTGTATTaatgttgatattttaaatttgtgTGAAACCACTTACAAATTATATACAGGAAAGcatcaaaacaaaaaaacagCACATGAAGTAAAGGTTACTACGGTGTTAATATCAAGGCTAGTTGCAGCACTAAATTTCCGGTCCCAAACCGACGCAACCAATAAAGTTGCAGCATTGTTTGGTTCCTTACGAAATGTTAATGGTTTACTAGTTCTGCAAAACCATCAAGATACCCATTCGATGCAGCAAAATGCTATGGTCAAAGAATACATTGAGCTAATCATAAAATTGATTGGTAAATGTGCCGATATTTCTCCAACCACTATGAGTACTGTATTATCCATGAAAATAGCTACTCAAGGCTTTTGGTCATGTATTTTTTCTCCGTGCCAAGATCTATACCAGGAAGCTACAAACTTATTATATGAGACGTTTGACGTTGAAGGACGTCTCGAAGGTTTCCAAGAGTTGTTCAATCACAACATGACAACAAATCTACAGGCGGTTTGCATGGTTCTAAGCCAGTTGATCAAGAATGAATTTTATGAACCATGCCCTAGAGCGGTTAGAGTTTTAATGGACGTTATTCACGTTTTTATGGATCCAGTTAGTGGTATGTTTGCAAACTATTCCactttaaaaacaacgGAAACCGATACAGCTTTATTCGATTTCTGGAAAGACACATGGAACTTCTTGGATATGATATATCGCGTTACTTTGAATTGGGCTACCAAATACCCGTATACtgaattggaaaactttACTAAGGACACATTAGATGTCAGCAATTTGTTAATGAATTCATATAGAGAATTTGCAGATATTTTAACGAAGGATTTTACCAATAACGATGATGATTTATTCAAATGTGCTATGAGCCCTTTTAAACATATGTTATATTGGTTGAGATTAAGTGATGAAGACTTACTTGCATCTTGTGTCACATTGATTGTTTCTGCATCCGATTTGTCTAAAGAGAAGAACTTTCAGTTTGACGATGCGTTGGTTCGTGAAATGGCGTGCTATGCTTGCAAGTCGCggaaatatttgaataaatTAACTAGCCATCAATCCAGTGATTTGCTTTCTCGAGCCAAGTACTTCAACGAGGCATTAACTGATTCAATAATCCAGGAAGTAGAAAGATACAATAAAGAGAAGGAACTATCTAAAAGGGATCAATCTCCTGAAATAACTAGTAGCCGTTCTGGTACCCCCAGTGTTACCCAGATGGCGCTGCCTCAACAACGTGTGGACTATTTACAACGAAAGGCGATGGCATCTTCTATTACAAGTAGACCTAAGGGCCAAAGTTCTATCACATCATATGGATCGCTTAAAAGAGGATTTATATCGGCCCCTTCCGCTCCTTCAAAACCGCTATCAAAAATGGAGcttgaaagaagaaagctGGTCGCTGAACGTGTCGTTCATCCTCCAAGTCAAAATGTTTTCAACCCACGCTCTGGTAGAAAGCACTTAAAAGTACACGGAGATGATGATAGTAGCAGTGATAACAGTGATATCGATGATGCCAATGAATTGTTTGCAATTGCTAAACCGAAGCAGAGATATACACCAGTTTTGCTTGACATAAACGGTAAGGAGATAAAGGCCAATGGGTCAAAGGTCGATCTgaaaaaattggaagaagaacataTGAGAAAAAGGTTAAATGTAGATTTAAACCCCTTTTACGACAAAGTGTTACGTTGGAATTATACGAGAATTTCTGCATATCCAGATGATAATTCTGAGCAGGAATATACTGATATCGAAGATCAATTCAGGTCTTCAAAACATTATCAGAAGGTAATGGAGCCTTTATTGCTACTAGAATGTTGGCAAGGATTGTGTGCAGTTAGAGATAGAGAGATTCACAAGGCATTCAGCTTTATTGTTGGTAACAGAACAGTGGTATCAGACTTTTATGAAGTTTACGCTTCAATTAATAAGAAAGTTGTGCAGCAAGCTGAGATTAATGAAGCGGATATGATTGTTCTCGGTCATTTCCCGGATTCAAATCATCAGAAAACGCTGACAAATGATCATTTTAAGAAGTCCCAGAATACCTGTTTGGCAAAAATCCGTAGCATCAAGAATGCAAAAGGTGAAAATATGGATCTAACTCTTCGAATTCATCGTAGTCATAGATTCTCAAACTTCTTAACTTTGAGGACTGAAATTTACGCTGTTAAAGCTATGCAAATGACTACTGTAGAAAGAGAATATACCTCATTACAAGGTTTGCCATATTATGATCTTGTCTCCCAAATTATAACCGCGAAGCCGACTGAGGAGCAGCATGCGGAGGAtgcagaagttgaaaaagtgAAAATTAACTATAAATTGAACACATCGCAAGCAACTGCTGTTGTTAGCACCGTGAAAAATCTTGGGTTCTCCTTAATTCAAGGACCGCCCGGTACTGGTAAAACCAAAACTATTCTAGGTATCGTAGGCTATTTCTTGTCGACTATTAGAGTATCGCCCTCTAACGTTATAAAGAATCCAACTCAAGTGGGAAACATTTCTACAGAGCAACTTCTACAGAAGCAAAAAGTATTAATTTGTGCACCGAGTAATGCTGCTGTCGACGAACTAGTATTGAGATTAAGAGAGGGTCTAACAAATTTCGAAGGTAAGCATTTTAAACCAAAGTTAGTTCGTGTAGGTAGATCAGATGCTGTAAATGCTGCAATTAAGGATTTGACGTTGGAGGAACTAGTTGACAAAAGGGCTATAACCCAGTCCCTTGAAATGACACATGATCCAGCTTTGGATCAGAATTTTCATAATGCAGTTGATGAGCGCAGAAAATTGAGGGATACAATCAACAAAGAAGACGGATCACCTACCAGTGTTTTGTCTACTGATCAGATATCTAAAATCCAGTTAAAGTTACGGGAGCTGAGTAAGACAATAAATGAGCTGGGTAAACAGCGTGATGAGCTAAGGGAAAGAAATTCCGTGATTTATAGAAACAGGGAGCTAAATAAAAGGAAAGCTCAGGCTCGCATACTTGCAGAGAGTGATATTATTTGCTCCACTTTATCAGGATCTGCCCATGATGTTTTGGCTTCATTGGGGGTAAAATTTGACACTGTAATTATTGATGAGGCCTGTCAATGTACGGAACTATCAAGCATAATTCCATTGAGATATGGGGGTAAAAGATGTATTATGGTTGGTGATCCAAACCAATTACCTCCAACGGTATTGTCTGGAGCTGCCAGTACCTATAAGTACAATCAATCGTTGTTTGTTAGGATGGAAAATAATTGTAAGCCACATTTATTAGATGTTCAATACCGTATGCATTCTATGATCAGTTCCTTCCCATCATTAGAGTTTTATGATGGTAAACTAAAAGACGGTCCGGATATGGATAACATTAATCAACGGCAATGGCATGAAACCCAACCATTTGCCCCTTAcaagttttttgatattcttACTGGTAAACAACAGCAGAATGCTAAGACCATGTCTTACGTGAACTATGATGAATGTCAAGTTTCTATTGAAATGGTAGACAAGTTGTTAAGGCTATATGAGAAAAAAGTTGATTTCACAGGGAAGATTGGCATTATATCTCCCTATAGGGAACAGATGcaaatgatgaagaaagcTTTCAGAAGCTATTTTGGAGGAACTATTTTCACGTATATTGATTTTAACACTATTGATGGGTTTCAGGGACAAGAGAAggaaattattattatatcttGTGTTCGTGCAGACgattcaaaaaataatgttggctttttgaaggatttCAGACGTATGAATGTTGCATTAACCAGAGCAAAGACTAGCTTATGGATATTGGGTCATCATAAATCTCTATGTAGGAATAAATTGTGGATGAACCTAATTTCTGATGCGAAAACACGGGGTTGTTTGGAACTTGCCTGCCCTGGATTTTTAGACAAGCATAATAGAGGTGCCAAGGAGATATTACAGAGGTTTAAGGACCATCATGATCATATTGGATCATCTGAGGCATATCGTTCGGTACCAGGTAATTCCCtcaaaaagagaaaaaaaggGCACACTTCTGGTCCTACTAAAAGGCTAAAGGCTTCAGAAGAAGCTGAATCTGATGACTATGATCCAGTTGCagaatttaaaaaggaGAACCATAAAGATCCAACAGGAGAGCAAATGAGTGGTGGATCTGTTAATTCAGTTCCTGAAGTATCGAAGAACTCTGAATATAACTTAAAAAGGGCAAACTCCGATGGTG
Protein-coding sequences here:
- the MAG2 gene encoding RING-type E3 ubiquitin transferase MAG2 (similar to Ashbya gossypii AER113W), encoding MADKLNSSIASNTGSAQSLAEKAQQSGRQGLGRRRDGTARGGSSNNGYQRTGSSSGKRHSKPPKHGKEQKPSEVVEDELELRIQEELENFSHRGRGKKIHVPINHLLYVPSEAPRPCRSTGVSYRRKKKEPDEEHVHLHGDAFVNANFKFLVDDNYEYKTQKLDPNVPLTPDKIRRVLIPKGQLCPICLAEDVVAPRMVSCGHIFCGTCLLQFFDSDYQEEKKQAEASIYVKKKQYKECPLCGDVIRRERCRPVQFLDNDGKGELPEIGKDVTFKLMCRATGSFLPLPVELQLDPRSFSSFPSVRRSELAPYCRIMACDIQQTIELFKKDIESIQCQLEVDKAMYNDDGVYAIKAIEQIQNEIKQCTEQEETDKIPDIFRLTIGPKALDRYNDSNAYFYYQTAFNSITKYLLSPLDIKVLKTAIGAYKGFPSLLTAKVENVHYGSMVTEANIRQYKYLSHLPIGTELAFIDIDWRNNALVPKEVYDKFSTELNQRRRQLKIRQVREDKLKKKYEQELEKNHLEFYQRENNTLMEPHPIIHSNPNPPFHSLASNEDNTSTTGVPPGNRLQSTVWGTTILVTEQSPTEDDLAFEDMLLQMRTQAKQHGKGSRNKKNQFTLLSSNQARGSL
- the CRN1 gene encoding coronin (similar to Ashbya gossypii AER114W) — its product is MSGKFVRASKYRHVFGQSVKKELHYENLKVTINAWDSNLIKTNGKYISINWNASGGGAFAVVPVEEIGKAPDQIPLFRGHTAQILDTDFDPFNDQIIASSSDDTKIAIWEIPSDYSFHNAQDEDGNTKDVTPVKFLMGHTRKVGHVLYHPTASNILASSSLDHTVRIWNVETGETVIILKHPDMVTSMSFSYNGDYLATCCRDKKLRVWDIRKQEVVSEGQGHSSPKNQRVVWLGNSDRLATTGFSKLSDRQIGVWDAFNIDKGELGGFYTVDQSSGILMPFYDDSNKILYVAGKGDGNIRYFEFQDDELFALSEFQSTDPQRGFAVAPKKSVNVKDNEVLRAYKTVRDHCIEPISFVVPRKAEVFQNDIYPDAPSGKPALTAEEWLSGKSVEGPILFSVQSLYDGPNPVFSAAERSPNKTFISESPKSTPDKSSTKVIKEVSSPKILLSVQSEKPKVDKVLNSDETVNKMLQKACELDQINKAENPGKETSGWDSDDEHSGSPAIKKVEQKKASVIKPKLPSPSQCRTENVPLREDNSLFNTPKKEPPRMPTLTKGTPNTQNVSESQLATPASARSLGLKQSVEKLSELVLNLETVVSKLAAASLERDNRLKQVEDKIELLLKK
- the SEN1 gene encoding DNA/RNA helicase SEN1 (similar to Ashbya gossypii AER115W); its protein translation is MSAFDSLSELEKLALTYKSKIEQVYEGIYQNESDLLTDILHNLIPKVSSKDVHMFCNSNFQPVAVFSLTLFSFQNHPEAVKWLQNRLNNCLSHCRRCVTQFVKGKSKMIQHFAVNRRIAHTKVASFNELICMWRAHVVLPIFRDFSANGVTLQLVLSEYEVLMNPQMLRCSAELQHYHEIVFKSLYGMKHELLDFDNPNGITSFVPGVVYSYNSGSPEQFLWAQKFLQHLFDTKYLITIENITCELLDELMHHVINIQTKANGIPHANSIGLFWCRMCPLFALMHVEVLKEYFIEFKNIKSLKSAISVPIESVFKLFYHHFIMQLRPKPLDILLRILKLFLEKFGAEFWTLVQPYTFHSVPDILFNGDFTNSLISLQSKPICKEGPDTWLHADGSVSDLVMWTLPYYRSLSKAYKIQMVRKIAFGFLGVINSTPQIQSVPKGLLVNAATLLLNQALKVDEASRSLLYSSDGNFETIIFTIADVRTPLNNEATLKIIVDTANNPSALYPGFPTGSISNSAMEVLANCINVDILNLCETTYKLYTGKHQNKKTAHEVKVTTVLISRLVAALNFRSQTDATNKVAALFGSLRNVNGLLVLQNHQDTHSMQQNAMVKEYIELIIKLIGKCADISPTTMSTVLSMKIATQGFWSCIFSPCQDLYQEATNLLYETFDVEGRLEGFQELFNHNMTTNLQAVCMVLSQLIKNEFYEPCPRAVRVLMDVIHVFMDPVSGMFANYSTLKTTETDTALFDFWKDTWNFLDMIYRVTLNWATKYPYTELENFTKDTLDVSNLLMNSYREFADILTKDFTNNDDDLFKCAMSPFKHMLYWLRLSDEDLLASCVTLIVSASDLSKEKNFQFDDALVREMACYACKSRKYLNKLTSHQSSDLLSRAKYFNEALTDSIIQEVERYNKEKELSKRDQSPEITSSRSGTPSVTQMALPQQRVDYLQRKAMASSITSRPKGQSSITSYGSLKRGFISAPSAPSKPLSKMELERRKLVAERVVHPPSQNVFNPRSGRKHLKVHGDDDSSSDNSDIDDANELFAIAKPKQRYTPVLLDINGKEIKANGSKVDLKKLEEEHMRKRLNVDLNPFYDKVLRWNYTRISAYPDDNSEQEYTDIEDQFRSSKHYQKVMEPLLLLECWQGLCAVRDREIHKAFSFIVGNRTVVSDFYEVYASINKKVVQQAEINEADMIVLGHFPDSNHQKTLTNDHFKKSQNTCLAKIRSIKNAKGENMDLTLRIHRSHRFSNFLTLRTEIYAVKAMQMTTVEREYTSLQGLPYYDLVSQIITAKPTEEQHAEDAEVEKVKINYKLNTSQATAVVSTVKNLGFSLIQGPPGTGKTKTILGIVGYFLSTIRVSPSNVIKNPTQVGNISTEQLLQKQKVLICAPSNAAVDELVLRLREGLTNFEGKHFKPKLVRVGRSDAVNAAIKDLTLEELVDKRAITQSLEMTHDPALDQNFHNAVDERRKLRDTINKEDGSPTSVLSTDQISKIQLKLRELSKTINELGKQRDELRERNSVIYRNRELNKRKAQARILAESDIICSTLSGSAHDVLASLGVKFDTVIIDEACQCTELSSIIPLRYGGKRCIMVGDPNQLPPTVLSGAASTYKYNQSLFVRMENNCKPHLLDVQYRMHSMISSFPSLEFYDGKLKDGPDMDNINQRQWHETQPFAPYKFFDILTGKQQQNAKTMSYVNYDECQVSIEMVDKLLRLYEKKVDFTGKIGIISPYREQMQMMKKAFRSYFGGTIFTYIDFNTIDGFQGQEKEIIIISCVRADDSKNNVGFLKDFRRMNVALTRAKTSLWILGHHKSLCRNKLWMNLISDAKTRGCLELACPGFLDKHNRGAKEILQRFKDHHDHIGSSEAYRSVPGNSLKKRKKGHTSGPTKRLKASEEAESDDYDPVAEFKKENHKDPTGEQMSGGSVNSVPEVSKNSEYNLKRANSDGGMNERNPKMFKVETNTKRSGIKKKSSIFGSNLPISSIVPVISSDPHIYDLKEKKGATIKSQCPPNYRGSRRAQWIRI